Within the Pseudorasbora parva isolate DD20220531a chromosome 15, ASM2467924v1, whole genome shotgun sequence genome, the region GTGAAGGCATTTGTCAGAGCCCTGTTCTGGTAACATCTAGTGAAAGTGACCGCTTAATTACTAACCCTCCCGTTTACCTGTcaagcttcttctttttttttttataatgtttttatgtATATACCTAAAGAAATGTTAAGTAACACCTGAACTTATTTTCAAAGAATTTGTACATTTTAGAAACCTTTGCTAGGAGTGGCTTCCTTTTGTAGAGTATTTATTTTAGAATAGCCAGAATGTGGTTTGATATACTGTAGCTGGAGGTGGGCTTTTTGCGAGGGGAAGTGAGTGTGATTAGAGGGGACATCCTACAGACGTGGTCAGACTCAGCAGTCACAGAACTTCTATGTTTCTTCACCCGTCGTACTGGCGGAAAATCGGATCAGAAAATAAAAGCAGAATAAATAAAGATGGCTAAGAGGAAGCAAGCTGCTAACCCTCTGGAGTATGTCTCTGTAATAAAACATGGTGATATTTAAAAATTGCCCATCTGTCTGGTCTCTGTCTTTGATTCACTGCCACCTGTCAGCCGCCAGCCCAAACCACAATCTCATTAGCACCGTCACCATGACACCCACAGCCGTTCATCAACTCCATACGCTTTGCAGGGTCATAAACCCCTACTTCCGTCGTACTGACCACCATTTAAAGCTCGATAATGTGACCTGGACCAACGTCCTATTTGTAGGCTATATCACAAAAGAGGGCACGAATCTTTGTTTATGATTTGGCTGCAACAGAGATGTTTCGTTGTCAACATGCACGCTGTCTTTTGTGCTGAGTGTGTGAACACGATATTCAGGCAACAGTTACCTCGGAAATAAACCTGATGACGATGCAGAACGTGTACGTTTTGTTTTCCCCTCTGCTTAGTTCTATTCATTAAACtaccaaaataaaagtaaatgaaTGATGTTTCTCTTTTATACACATGTAGAAACTCAATGTAATAACTGCACTGTTATAAGTATTATTATTCCAATAAGATGTTCATAATGTAatcattttctcaaaacatAAAATCTTAATACATAAAAGCTCATAATGTAATAACATTTGTTACATTATGATAAATGCTACATTATAAACTTGCCAAAAACTTGATATTTTCATTATTGTAATagctttaaacaaaaaaagaagtcaGTTTAGAAGTCCCTTAGAATTTAGTTTTCTATACATGTACTAACATTTGTATAGAATTTATGTACAAATGGCtcattttgtttacattttaagtgtttttatgatAAGAATGCAATAACCCACCCATTGGTATCACTATGGCATTTGGTACGGgagcccagcaagatggtttgtacccagggcccaaaattttaTGCTACACCGCtgcttgccatagtgaaataataagagttcagtacatggacgtcacatacagtttaaaaaatagTTGCCTCCTCCTACTTATGTaatagtgctatataaataaatttaaatttaattgaaattgaaattaaatCTCATGCATggaaaacaccacagaaaaataggaGAATCTGAACATAACACCAACTGTCCCGCAATCGCTGGgctcattaatatgtacgcttccaacatttgcatatgccagcccatgttcattgtcagacGGAACTGatggagccgaatcatcgggactgcaggtaaacaagcctCACGCGAGGATAGCGGAAATGGCAGATTATGGatacaaatgtcatgttccaggctgtgcagtaTTCTTACCactgataaaaaatgtcaacagtcatggttgaagTTTATTATAACTGGATaatgcaacaatttaattcaaaatagtTCCTTTGCTCTGCCCATTTCACTGcagacagtttttctaacctgcgACAATATCAAGCAAGCTTCTCTCAGTGTCTAGAACTGAAGAAAGGTGCAATTCCAACAGTATTCCTGCAAgtagtaagtagtgatttatccacttattgactgtttaaacaatttctgattaaattgaaagtttcttagagagacagtaTTGTCTAGAGATGACGCAAAATgctacagtaacaataggaaacaccaagtaacatacaaaactaaatgtctaatgacaaaggttaatattttgtattacaaaatacaaccgtagatattgttaaatgtaataataatttgatcTTTTTACAGTGCCTTTAACTTTTCCAGCTTTGTCTGTGTGAGTAATGAGTTCCTCTGGGAGACTGATATGTCACTTTGTTAGTTTACTTGCTTATAGTTCGCTCACGCAAACCTTATAGCTAATGTCACTTTCCCCGCCATATAAGCTAAAACGATTTGACAAGGgttctattcattttgtaaaaaaatatatatttatatttttgagaactgaagtatactattgcatgcttgtatttcagactACATCACAGTCAATGCGTAGCcttacgttatataaacatgcaatatcgttgacgaaaaaaaagacgagtctaaaatgtagttaaaaaaattaaaacgaaCTAAAagcactggttttggttttgtcgggGGAAAAAGAGGAGCATTCGAGTGTTTatgcttgcggttgccagatttcagtaatttataTACCCCAatctagcctgatgtggtcgtactcaattctagtcagtatatgagtctgaaactgctccattgggctgtgattatggggcgcgtttcaaccgaaccaggaaagacctcaattagagctacaaccaatcagagcaacgaagtgacgCATTGTCAACCggcaacagagctcaactgcactatgttgccaagtctgtgttTTTTCCCCACGAGTTGTTTTgtatgtctgcgggttgaagcgactcttatgtgatatatagacccatgagtgcgaattttagcagacgaccttgccaaaataacacattttacccccaaaacgCCATTTTCCccctggagaaccccccgagaagccattccctgcgtcccaattcgcatactatccatcctaaatagtattcgaaaatagaattagtatgtcccaaatcgtagtatgttgaaaagagtattccaaagattcccggatggtttactatttccggtccgaattcacagtatggatcgatgggcactctaacggctgatattgcccacaacccattgcgagttggccgaggattcgattagaactacaaacgcggataaaaagcgttaaaaaactacaaacatgacggatgtgcgagttcgacggttaagtagagaagtttagataaaggggtttgattgaccaactatcaatatttaacctgacaaaaatatatttattcagtgttgtcacattatatttcacccgcagcagcattgagaacttttgaaatgacacgtttggccattaacttttaaatgcatcattatatttaaactgtaaatacatgaggagagtctctgcattaaagacccacaaatggcagatcaacgagcggctacatttctctccgatacggtaggagattaaactgaatgtgaaggatttgaactgtgacgaatctgacgatgactgacagggcagataaacggtgacgggatgcacgtaactaagcgacagagtccgttaaagatggcgaagtagtatgtcccgaagcttgcatacttttctgctacacactcaaaagtatatactttttcttcacaaaaagagtacatacttttaggacgtagtataagtaggcgaattgggacgcagcaattgtttagggctagtagttggcaggttttgttgtaaaaacttggcaaccctgtctacacgcgagctgaaatcaggctggaatacacaatctttgctggtgttgtaagaAAATAGAAtcatttaatgatacacagagtacttacccaacatgatcatcatttctgagagaaattgtgaaggtgaatgcatatacaaacaagctctccgtttatgattcaaacaaataatccaagcccctttgatgacattCATGATTacacgttactgtttatcatctgtccgtcatcgtctaaagcccgtcctgatgatttcattggtccgaacagtttctgttcgggataattactcctctatggagcgatgcaagaccgaactgcccgacctaaaaaaattgtgggcggggctaagttcggctggcatctaGGCTAACCCCAATCAGCTTTTCTATGAAAATAACACATTATGGTAAAACAGCATTTTGCCTGAACGTGCCATCTGCCAACCATAGGCCAaccggatgatctgaaaacaccaacaAACAAGTGAGCTGCATTTTAggaatctccatttgagatgttctgcttaaagtgttgttttgtcaggactcacgagccatgtcgctgaacaactgaacttgtgtgagctgctgaaataagccaatcagagcagagctcaacattaatattcatgacccttccaaaaaaggcaaaaaccaagcattacatcctagggacaatttatagggttgtaaatggacctgtaaaactgtatctggacaatttttgcccttaaataagccacataccctcagagaacaatttaacatattgtttcaactcattctagggcacctttaatacgTGCAGCACCAAATCACaccaaattaataattaatgttcTTCCGCTGTTTTATTGTTAAACCACTAGAGGGCCAAAGGTTACAAGTAACAATGTGTACCAGTTATTtaaagacaacaacaaaaaaactagtGTCAATTTAATACACCATTAGTATTCCCTTTCAATGTCTAGGGCAAATTAAACCGCTCAAAATACAGATGAGATCACGTATTTATATTTCACAACAATAAAGTAGTTATTGCTTCAGTCAGGTCATGCAGTACTTGCACCTTTACACAAGCGCTTTGATACATTCTTAGTGACAAAAACAGTTTCTCAAAAACAATTACATTATTTCAACATACTTTTCATATGATTTCATAGTTAATTGTAGGTATTTAAAGTGTTTATATTGCTGTAAAATATATTGGTCAGATATACAATCATTACAGTGTAAAATTCTCATGTAAAAACATTCAGGCACTTGCATATACATGACAAACAAAAGCACCTACATAACTTGTTAAGTTCAAACATACAATGGACCTCTTCTTCATTCAGATCACACTTGATCCTTGGGCTTTTTATTCCTCGTCTTTGATCAGCCACACCTCATTCCTGCGGTTGGTCAGTTTGAAGGGGCTGTCGTATCCCGCTCTGTAGAACGGGGCCTCTTTGAATTTCATCCCATCCCTCTTGAGGCTCTCCATCAGTTTCAGAAGCTCCTCACGGCAGCTATCACTGTTAGCAAAGCCTCCATACGTCCTGCAAAACAGAGTTAAAGTTAAGCCCAACATTTTTACGGTTTTTcctcagtcgctttggtgcatttctcacatcactatttacatttgcacaacTGTTAGTTCAACATTTAGTCATTTGTGCAAATTATAGTAGCAGTTTCTAATTTCTTCCAACAAATTGCAAATGCTTTTGGACATGCATCAATTGCTTTCATACAACTCTGCTGTTTTATAACATTATCATTTGCTTTTGTCATGTCAGTCAAAATTAACTATAGTTATATGATTGCCGAATAGTCATTCCATATAAAACTAATAGTCCTCTTTTCATTGCTTGAGTCATTATATACAAAAATGTTAAACTAGTTAAAATCTGAAAatcttattttacaaaaaaaagttattttttttccctgaaAATGTCTCCTGTGTCTTGCTGTGATCTAAATGAAATTATGTGGCCAGACAGAGAGGAATGTCTGGATGTGCATGAATGATTACAGTActatgtacactcacctaaaggattattaggagcatcatactaatactgtgtttgaccccctttcgccttcagaactgccttaattctacgtggcattgattcaacaaggtgctgaagctttctttagaaatgttggcccatattgataggatagcatcttgcagttgatggagatttgtgggatgcacatccagggcatgaagctcccgttccaccacatcccaaagatgctctattgggttgagatctggtgactgtgggggccattttagtacagtgacctcattggcatgttcaagaaacgaatttgaaatgattcgagctttgtgacatggtgcattatcctgctggaagtagccatcagagaatGGGTGCACGGTGGTCATAAAGGggtggacatggtcagaaacaatggtcaggtaggctgtggcatttaaatgatacCCAACACTGGCACTAAGAGGCCTAAAgtatgccaagaaaacatcccccgcaccattacaccaccaccagcctgcacagtgttAGTAACAAGGcgtgatggatccatgttctcattctgtttatgccaaattctgactctaccatctgaatgtctcaacagaaatcgagacccatctgaccaggcaacattttccagtctttaaccgtccaattttggtgagctcatgtaaattgtagcctctttttcctatttgtagtggagatgagtggtacccagtggggtcttctgctgtggtagcccatccacctcaaggttgtgtgtgttgtggcttcacaaatgctttgctgcatacctcagttgtaacgagtggttatttcagtcaaagttgctcttctatcagcttgaatcagtcggcccattctcctctgacctctagcatcaacaaggcatttttttgcccacaggactgccgcatactggatgtttttcccttttcacaccattctttgtaaaccctagaaatggttgtgcgtgaaaatcccagtaatggagcagattgtgaaatactcagaccggcccgtctggcaccaacaaccatgccacgcttaggcctgtcacgataacaaattttctTTTGAGGAATAATCCATTTCCTTTTTGAGGAAGGGCTATCCACTATTTTGAGCAATTTACACACTTTTGCAGGTCAGGTAGGTTTTGCAGATTTTATTAATTGTTTTGAGAAGTGCATTAActgttgtgcaaatgtaaatagGGATTTGAGAGAtgcaccaaagcgactgagaaaaactgtaatggcAGATTAGCtaaatttgaaagacaaacatATACCTCACAAACAGCGTGACCTCCTTTCGGTTCTCAATGAAAACATCAGCGTCGGTGGGTTTGGGTGGGTCAGCCTGATGTTCCTCAGGGATGAAGAAGGACACCGTGAAGGTGCTTTCACACGTGGGTCCGGCCCCAGGTTCAACCATACAGCTCACCGGTGCCGTCATCTCCACCTTACACTCTGATACATGATGGTGCAGGACAGGTATAGTCGTTATCAAAGGTCTTTCTTTATTTAAAAGGTGCAGGAACATGCACTGATCTCAATGCTCTAAAGCTATTTTGCAGGTacactggccctcatttatcaaaagtgcgtacaccaaatttccagcatCCACCTTGCATACACCCAAAACCACAGTGACTTTGAGAGTTATCAATATGAAcattggcgtacggcacgctcaaatcctacgccagctcaggacgTGGTTTACGCACATTTGAGTTGGTGCAAAAATGCCgggaaaaacaattcctaacaccacaaaacgcactgacaaagatatgctatattatgaaccactgtaaaacaacaacatagtaatgATAAACTttggtgtttatttttgtgcaacatggacttaatttgtgtgactttaccaaagcatttgatttaAAGGCATGTATTCttccagttgcgagcctgtgcgctttacctgacgtttcagggttaggcccagcagctgcgcacggactgggactgacaaaataataaaaatgacattcttcttcttttaaataataataataataaaataaataataacgacattATTCTTCTAAGtaacaataagcgtcattaataataaaaatcataagaagaagaatcttacaaatattaatgtaaattaatgctactccacatcacattatcactatcgtacaccccaatacatgtgccgtgattcgaaattaaatgctaattttttcaaaacatgtgctgtaaaataatgc harbors:
- the hebp2 gene encoding heme-binding protein 2, with product MLKAIGQTFFSSGLQNPKFTAQQSKGEDYEVRTYHATNWVSTPVTGMEQDPALSTGFRRLFKYIQGNNDKKCKVEMTAPVSCMVEPGAGPTCESTFTVSFFIPEEHQADPPKPTDADVFIENRKEVTLFVRTYGGFANSDSCREELLKLMESLKRDGMKFKEAPFYRAGYDSPFKLTNRRNEVWLIKDEE